Genomic DNA from Modestobacter versicolor:
GGGGACGGCGGCGGCCGAGGGCGGGGCCAGCAGCCCGAGCGCCGCTGCCCCGGGCACCCGCGCCGCGACCAGCGCCTGCAGCCCGTCGTCCGTCACGGGACCAGTCTGCCGACCGCCCGCGGGGCGACGGGGAGGCCGGGCCTGACGCGGGCGTGACCGGGGCCATAGGTTGTGCGCGAGACCCAGCGCCGCGGAGTCGAGGCGGCGCCCGGACACGGAGGTGCGCATGAGCGAGACGTCGGACGACCAGAGCCTGGCCAGCCAGCTGCCCGAGGGTGGCTTCCCCCCGCCGCCGGAGTTCGCCGCCGCCGCCAACGTCGGCCCGGACGTCTACGAGCGCGCCGCGGCCGACCGGGTCGGCTTCTGGGAGGACGCGGCCCGCCGGCTGGACTGGGCTCAGCCCTGGGAGACCGCGCTGGACTGGACCGACCCGCCCTTCGCCAAGTGGTTCGTCGGCGGCAAGCTCAACGTGGCGGTGAACTGCGTCGACCGGCACGTCGACGCCGGGCACGGCGCCCAGGTCGCCTACCACTGGATCGGCGAGCCGGGCGACACCCGCACGCTCACCTACGCCGAGCTCAAGGACGAGGTGTGCAAGGCGGCCAACGCCCTCGTCTCGCTCGGCGTCGCCGCCGGTGACCGGGTGGCCATCTACATGCCGATGATCCCGGAGACGGTGGTCACCATGCTGGCCTGCGCCCGGATCGGCGCGGTGCACATGGTCGTCTTCGGCGGCTTCTCCCCCGACGCGCTGGCCAGCCGGATCACCGACGCCGACGCGAAGGTCGTCGTCACGGCCGACGGTGGCTACCGGCGCGGGGCGCCGAGCGCGCTGAAGCCGAACGTCGACGAGGCGCTGACCAAGACCGAGGGCGTGCGCAGCGTGCTGGTGGTCAAGCGCACCGAGCAGGACGTCGAGTGGACCGAGGGCCGCGACGTCTGGTGGCACGAGCTGGTCGACGGGCAGTCGACCGAGCACGAGGCGGAGGCGTTCGACGCCGAGCACCCGCTCTACATCATGTACACGTCCGGGACGACGGCGAAGCCGAAGGGCATCCTGCACACCTCGGGCGGCTACCTGGCCCAGGTCGCCTACACCCACTGGGCGACCTTCGACCTGAAGCCCGACACCGACGTCTTCTGGACCGCGGCCGACGTCGGCTGGGTCACCGGCCACAGCTACATCGTCTACGGACCGCTGGCCAACCGGGCGACCTCGGTGATGTACGAGGGCACGCCGGAGACGCCGCACCGCGGCCGGTGGTGGGAGATCGTGCAGGAGTACGGCGTGACGATCCTGTACACGGCGCCGACGACGATCCGCACGTTCATGAAGTGGGGCGACGACGTGCCGGCGGGCTTCGACCTGTCGTCGCTGCGGATGCTCGGCTCCGTGGGCGAGCCGATCAACCCCGAGGCGTGGCTCTGGTACCACAAGAACATCGGCGGGGGCCGCTGCCCGATCGCCGACACCTGGTGGCAGACCGAGACCGGCGGTCACATGATCACCCCGCTGCCCGGCGCCACGACGCTGAAGCCCGGCTCGGCCCAGCGGCCGTTCCCCGGGATCTCCGCCAGCGTGGTCGACGAGGAGGGCAAGCCGATCGA
This window encodes:
- the acs gene encoding acetate--CoA ligase, with amino-acid sequence MSETSDDQSLASQLPEGGFPPPPEFAAAANVGPDVYERAAADRVGFWEDAARRLDWAQPWETALDWTDPPFAKWFVGGKLNVAVNCVDRHVDAGHGAQVAYHWIGEPGDTRTLTYAELKDEVCKAANALVSLGVAAGDRVAIYMPMIPETVVTMLACARIGAVHMVVFGGFSPDALASRITDADAKVVVTADGGYRRGAPSALKPNVDEALTKTEGVRSVLVVKRTEQDVEWTEGRDVWWHELVDGQSTEHEAEAFDAEHPLYIMYTSGTTAKPKGILHTSGGYLAQVAYTHWATFDLKPDTDVFWTAADVGWVTGHSYIVYGPLANRATSVMYEGTPETPHRGRWWEIVQEYGVTILYTAPTTIRTFMKWGDDVPAGFDLSSLRMLGSVGEPINPEAWLWYHKNIGGGRCPIADTWWQTETGGHMITPLPGATTLKPGSAQRPFPGISASVVDEEGKPIEPGATGYLVLTEPWPAMLRTIWGDDERYKDTYWSRYGQGVYFAGDGAKLDEDGDIWLLGRVDDVMNVSGHRISTTEVESALVSHPTVAEAAVVGATDPTTGQGIVAFVILRGDAVDSGEDLVKQLRQHVRKEIGPIASPRQIMVVQELPKTRSGKIMRRLLRDVAENRELGDVTTLTDSSVMDLISSKLPSASSED